A region from the Treponema pallidum subsp. pallidum str. Nichols genome encodes:
- the rseP gene encoding RIP metalloprotease RseP has product MIKIIIGVVVLGIVVLFHELGHFVAALWCRVEVLSFSVGMGPVLFRKKFGKTEYRLSMLPLGGYCGMKGEQAFQTALDQKLSRIPVEPGSLYAVGPLKRMGIAFAGPLANVLMAVMVLALVSALGSRVHTFGNRISPVYVYDSSDNSPARRVGLQDGDTILRIGDQPIRYFSDIQKIVSQHAQRALPFVIERRGQLMHVTITPDRDAHTGMGRVGIYHYVPLVVAAVDAHGAASRAGLEPEDKILAVAGRRVQHAVQLLALLKEFRKKSVVLTVLRSGKRRYHTIALVRTENGAIDVGIEWKAHTVVIPGTSFFASVRAGIAETLRMCVLTVKGIGMLFRGLQFQQAISGPLRITHVIGDVAQHGFQESFLTGLSQLCEFVALVCVSLFIMNLLPIPILDGGLILFACVELFMQRSIHPRVLYYLQFVGFAFVALIFLCAFWNDVNFLFH; this is encoded by the coding sequence GTGATTAAGATAATTATTGGCGTTGTGGTGCTTGGTATTGTGGTGTTGTTTCATGAACTGGGGCATTTTGTCGCCGCGCTTTGGTGTCGAGTGGAGGTGCTCAGTTTTTCTGTCGGTATGGGGCCGGTCCTGTTTCGAAAGAAATTTGGAAAAACGGAATATCGCCTTTCGATGCTTCCTCTTGGGGGGTATTGCGGTATGAAGGGAGAGCAAGCGTTTCAAACGGCGCTTGATCAAAAACTTTCCCGTATTCCCGTTGAGCCCGGTTCACTGTATGCAGTAGGACCGCTCAAACGCATGGGTATTGCCTTTGCAGGACCGCTGGCGAATGTGCTTATGGCGGTAATGGTATTGGCATTGGTTAGTGCGCTTGGCTCGCGTGTACACACATTTGGAAACCGTATTTCACCGGTGTATGTATACGATAGTTCTGATAACTCGCCTGCACGCCGCGTGGGACTTCAGGACGGGGATACAATCCTGCGCATTGGTGACCAGCCGATACGCTATTTCAGTGATATTCAAAAAATTGTATCACAGCATGCGCAGCGTGCATTGCCATTTGTGATCGAACGGAGGGGGCAGCTTATGCACGTGACCATTACGCCTGATAGAGATGCGCATACTGGCATGGGGAGGGTTGGTATTTACCATTACGTACCGCTAGTTGTTGCGGCGGTTGATGCACACGGTGCTGCATCGCGGGCAGGTCTTGAACCTGAAGATAAAATTCTTGCAGTAGCAGGACGCCGTGTGCAACACGCAGTACAGCTCCTTGCGCTGCTCAAGGAATTTCGAAAAAAGTCAGTCGTATTGACTGTGCTGCGTTCAGGGAAGAGGCGATATCATACCATTGCGTTAGTGCGCACAGAAAACGGGGCAATAGATGTTGGTATCGAATGGAAAGCTCACACCGTGGTTATACCGGGAACTTCTTTTTTTGCAAGTGTCCGTGCGGGCATTGCAGAAACGTTGCGTATGTGTGTATTGACGGTGAAGGGTATTGGTATGCTCTTTCGGGGCCTGCAATTTCAGCAGGCTATCTCAGGCCCATTAAGGATTACGCATGTGATAGGAGATGTGGCCCAGCATGGTTTTCAGGAGAGTTTTTTAACGGGACTGTCACAATTATGCGAGTTTGTGGCACTCGTGTGCGTCTCTCTCTTTATTATGAATCTACTCCCCATTCCGATCCTGGACGGCGGTTTGATTTTATTCGCATGTGTTGAATTGTTTATGCAAAGAAGCATACACCCGCGTGTGTTGTACTATCTGCAGTTTGTAGGTTTTGCGTTTGTTGCATTGATATTTTTATGTGCGTTTTGGAACGACGTGAATTTTTTGTTTCACTAG
- the dxr gene encoding 1-deoxy-D-xylulose-5-phosphate reductoisomerase — protein MSVRRVVVLGITGSIGAAALKLLRRFPDRFLLVGASGHRQTEYARALAREFSLSDITMTGSCSEQEGRARIKRLLSSCEAEVVVNGIAGAAGLFASLEVLKTRCTLALANKESVVLAASLLHAAARESGATIVPVDSEHAAIFQLIAAHGAHAVAQVVLTASGGPFRTFSKECLAHVTVEDALQHPTWRMGKKISVDSATLANKALEVIEAVQFFRIPVDRVTVVVHPQSIVHALVQCHSGETYAQLSVPDMASPLLYALLYPDAPPAYQTPLDFTSGLSLHFEPPRVDDFPLLRMGFDVARAQRAYPIAFNAANEEAVRAFLQRNIGFLDIAHVTAQALQEDWRAIPQTFEEVMACDTRARMCARTCIAQRWRER, from the coding sequence ATGAGTGTGCGACGTGTGGTAGTGCTGGGCATTACTGGTTCTATTGGAGCTGCAGCACTCAAACTTCTGCGTCGGTTTCCCGATCGGTTCTTGCTGGTGGGCGCTTCAGGTCACCGGCAGACCGAGTACGCGCGGGCGTTGGCGCGCGAGTTCTCTTTATCAGATATCACTATGACTGGCTCATGTTCTGAGCAAGAAGGTCGCGCACGCATAAAGCGTCTGCTTTCTTCCTGTGAAGCAGAGGTGGTGGTAAACGGTATTGCCGGCGCTGCTGGTCTTTTTGCCTCTCTTGAGGTGCTCAAGACGCGTTGTACGCTCGCGTTAGCAAATAAAGAAAGTGTGGTACTTGCAGCTTCTCTTTTGCATGCTGCGGCACGCGAAAGTGGGGCAACAATCGTTCCTGTAGATTCAGAGCATGCTGCTATTTTTCAACTTATTGCAGCGCACGGCGCGCATGCGGTGGCGCAGGTAGTGCTCACTGCGTCAGGTGGTCCATTTAGAACCTTTTCAAAGGAGTGCTTAGCGCATGTCACGGTGGAAGATGCGCTTCAACATCCGACGTGGCGTATGGGGAAGAAGATTTCTGTTGATTCTGCAACACTTGCAAATAAGGCACTGGAAGTTATAGAAGCAGTGCAGTTTTTTCGTATACCGGTGGATCGGGTCACGGTGGTGGTGCACCCTCAGAGCATAGTGCATGCGCTGGTGCAATGTCATTCGGGAGAAACGTATGCGCAGCTTTCTGTCCCTGATATGGCGTCGCCGTTACTGTATGCGTTGCTGTACCCTGATGCGCCTCCTGCGTATCAAACTCCGCTTGATTTTACATCGGGACTGTCTTTGCATTTTGAACCTCCGAGGGTAGATGACTTTCCGCTGTTGCGTATGGGTTTTGATGTTGCACGGGCGCAGCGTGCGTATCCTATTGCCTTTAATGCAGCAAATGAGGAGGCGGTGCGTGCGTTCTTGCAAAGAAACATTGGGTTTTTAGATATCGCACACGTGACTGCACAGGCGTTGCAAGAAGATTGGCGCGCAATTCCCCAAACGTTTGAAGAAGTTATGGCGTGCGATACGCGTGCGCGGATGTGTGCGCGGACGTGCATTGCACAGAGGTGGAGAGAGAGGTGA
- a CDS encoding phosphatidate cytidylyltransferase produces MSAEIKRLLIFFFGVPTILMLVYAAPHAHFLAFHLVIFGSVMGAVWEMHAMVSRRMCTYPLVLLIPFSLVLPLLGYAALWQPARGAESVLFIGALGTLLMSVFFTELVYSFSASFENALERMASALLLVLYPGIFSLFFSLITRWRHAEIALVIFFLMVFTCDSCAWFCGTLWGVNNRGIIPASPKKSIAGFIGGFAGSVGAGCFGSLVFGSRVTLSLGMLMGVGALVGLTAIVGDLVESVMKRSAQVKDSGFFTPGRGGIMDNLDSLAPSLGTFYIACECFGIAAV; encoded by the coding sequence ATGAGCGCGGAAATAAAGAGGCTGTTAATCTTTTTTTTCGGCGTTCCAACTATTCTTATGTTGGTATATGCGGCACCGCATGCACACTTCCTAGCGTTCCATTTGGTTATCTTCGGATCAGTTATGGGTGCGGTATGGGAAATGCATGCGATGGTGTCGCGCAGGATGTGCACGTACCCACTGGTTTTGTTGATCCCTTTCAGTCTTGTGCTTCCGCTTTTAGGATATGCAGCGCTGTGGCAGCCTGCACGGGGCGCTGAATCTGTCCTTTTTATTGGAGCACTGGGCACGCTGCTCATGAGTGTTTTTTTCACCGAATTGGTGTATTCGTTTTCTGCTTCTTTTGAAAACGCCCTTGAGCGTATGGCCTCGGCACTGTTGCTTGTTTTGTATCCAGGTATCTTTAGCCTTTTTTTTTCGCTCATTACGCGGTGGCGTCATGCAGAGATCGCATTGGTAATTTTTTTTCTCATGGTTTTTACGTGCGACTCTTGTGCATGGTTCTGTGGGACGCTCTGGGGAGTCAACAACAGAGGGATAATTCCTGCAAGTCCTAAAAAGAGTATTGCAGGTTTTATTGGAGGTTTTGCCGGTTCGGTAGGTGCAGGGTGTTTTGGCTCACTTGTATTTGGTTCGCGTGTGACGCTCTCTTTGGGGATGCTCATGGGTGTTGGAGCCTTGGTAGGACTGACTGCCATTGTAGGCGATCTAGTCGAGTCGGTGATGAAACGTTCGGCTCAGGTAAAGGATTCAGGATTTTTTACCCCCGGGCGGGGCGGAATTATGGATAACCTGGATTCGCTTGCGCCGTCACTGGGGACTTTTTACATTGCATGTGAGTGTTTTGGGATCGCTGCAGTATGA
- a CDS encoding di-trans,poly-cis-decaprenylcistransferase, protein MQHVAIIMDGNGRWAERRGLRRSAGHRRGLQTAREIVAALCAIRVPFVTLYVFSTENWKRSAHEVHFLMNLIRWYLKKEMSFYVEHAIRVVHLGCAQTLPPDVRSQIEYVVERTRSHRGTTVALAINYGGKDEILRAVKKVLCSTSCPDGELLTEEAFGACLDAPQLPSVDFLIRTGGQQRMSNFLLWQSAYAEFYFTDILWPDFRVEDMLRALDEYRLRTRTFGGLE, encoded by the coding sequence GTGCAGCACGTGGCCATCATCATGGATGGAAACGGGAGATGGGCGGAAAGGAGAGGGTTGCGGCGCAGTGCAGGGCACCGGCGGGGGCTGCAGACAGCGCGAGAGATTGTCGCGGCGCTGTGCGCGATTCGGGTGCCTTTTGTTACTCTGTATGTGTTTTCTACTGAAAACTGGAAGCGCTCTGCGCATGAAGTGCATTTCTTGATGAATTTAATCAGGTGGTATTTGAAAAAGGAGATGTCATTCTATGTGGAGCATGCCATTCGCGTAGTGCACCTGGGTTGTGCGCAGACACTTCCGCCTGATGTGCGCAGCCAGATAGAGTATGTTGTGGAACGCACTCGGTCTCATCGGGGAACTACTGTTGCGCTTGCTATAAATTATGGGGGAAAAGATGAAATTTTACGTGCGGTAAAAAAGGTTTTGTGCAGCACTTCGTGCCCGGATGGTGAGCTTCTCACCGAAGAAGCTTTCGGCGCGTGCCTTGATGCGCCGCAGTTGCCGAGTGTCGACTTTCTCATCAGAACAGGGGGTCAGCAACGCATGAGTAATTTTTTGCTTTGGCAAAGCGCGTACGCGGAGTTCTATTTTACCGATATCCTGTGGCCTGACTTTCGGGTAGAAGACATGCTGCGCGCCCTGGATGAGTATCGCCTGCGCACGCGTACCTTTGGGGGTTTGGAATGA
- the frr gene encoding ribosome recycling factor: MGIAECYEQKMKKSLSALQEGFNTLRTERATAHLLDQITVDYYQQPTALSQVATVSVPEARLIIIQPWDKTLLADIERAILKSKLSLNPSNDGKVIRLVIPPLTQERRKELVRQARALAEQARVAIRNIRREGIEEAKRGHKEGLLSEDALKAAEEAFQKATDASVADVARYLAEKEKDILEG; encoded by the coding sequence ATGGGTATCGCTGAGTGCTATGAGCAGAAGATGAAGAAGTCCCTCTCAGCGCTGCAGGAGGGTTTTAACACGCTGCGTACTGAACGTGCGACTGCACATTTGCTTGATCAGATTACTGTCGACTACTATCAGCAACCAACCGCGCTTAGTCAGGTGGCTACCGTTTCGGTACCCGAGGCGCGTTTGATCATTATCCAGCCTTGGGATAAAACGCTCCTTGCGGATATCGAGCGTGCAATTTTAAAGTCAAAATTGTCGCTCAATCCCTCCAACGACGGCAAGGTTATTCGTCTAGTGATTCCTCCACTTACCCAGGAGCGAAGGAAGGAGCTTGTCAGGCAGGCGCGCGCGTTAGCCGAGCAGGCGCGCGTTGCTATTCGCAATATTCGCCGTGAGGGAATCGAGGAAGCAAAGCGCGGGCATAAGGAGGGACTGCTAAGCGAGGATGCACTGAAAGCAGCAGAAGAGGCCTTCCAAAAAGCGACTGACGCTTCTGTCGCAGACGTTGCACGGTACTTGGCCGAGAAGGAAAAGGATATCCTGGAAGGTTGA
- the tsf gene encoding translation elongation factor Ts, protein MEIAARDVKSLRDKTGAGMMECKRALQECAGDALCAEKYLKERGLAAIENRRGRATAEGVIVIKARHAEGAACGASAVAMVELVCETDFVAKNAEFIALAERIAQAVLEHAYTEVNQVLRDMVVDLATRVRENMSLTRLALLRAGSAGAGQYLSHYVHPDKKTGVVLSFSSDAPDVFLRSDVRAFAYDCCLHAAAYTPRYVRAEDVPAEYVREQREVFQAHVASLQKPAHVKESIVQGKLEKHLAEICFLKQPFVKDDKLSVEKKMAEVGARAGGALRFTQALIYQLGVQ, encoded by the coding sequence ATGGAGATTGCTGCTCGCGACGTTAAGTCTTTGCGTGATAAAACCGGGGCCGGGATGATGGAGTGTAAGCGTGCGCTCCAGGAGTGTGCAGGGGACGCTCTGTGTGCAGAAAAGTATCTTAAGGAGAGGGGGCTTGCTGCCATCGAAAACAGGCGTGGGCGTGCCACTGCTGAGGGAGTCATCGTTATTAAAGCACGGCATGCAGAGGGCGCGGCCTGTGGGGCGAGCGCTGTAGCAATGGTTGAGCTTGTTTGCGAAACAGATTTTGTGGCAAAGAACGCAGAGTTCATCGCCCTTGCTGAGCGTATAGCTCAGGCGGTGCTCGAGCACGCGTACACTGAGGTAAACCAGGTGCTGCGCGATATGGTGGTGGACCTCGCAACGCGCGTACGGGAAAATATGAGCTTGACGCGCCTTGCGCTCTTACGTGCCGGCAGTGCCGGTGCAGGTCAGTACCTTTCTCACTACGTGCACCCTGATAAAAAAACAGGGGTAGTGCTCTCCTTTTCCTCCGATGCGCCGGATGTGTTCCTGCGATCCGATGTGCGGGCCTTCGCGTATGACTGCTGTTTGCACGCGGCGGCATATACCCCTCGCTACGTGCGCGCAGAGGACGTGCCTGCTGAGTATGTGCGGGAGCAGCGTGAGGTGTTCCAAGCGCATGTTGCGTCTCTCCAGAAGCCTGCGCATGTCAAGGAAAGTATCGTGCAGGGTAAACTAGAGAAGCATTTGGCTGAGATCTGTTTTCTGAAGCAGCCCTTTGTTAAGGACGACAAGCTTTCTGTTGAAAAAAAGATGGCAGAAGTGGGTGCCCGCGCAGGGGGTGCGCTTCGGTTTACTCAGGCACTGATATACCAGCTAGGGGTACAGTGA
- the rpsB gene encoding 30S ribosomal protein S2, with translation MAVVTIKNLLESGVHFGHQVRRWDPRMKKYIFAERNGIHIIDLQKTITAIREAYDMVRRTVSSGKSVLFVGTKKQSQQTIAKEAQRCGMFYVTNRWLGGMLTNFSTIRKSLSRLKKIERMEIDGTFEHLSKKEVASLRKEHAKLEKNLGGIKEMKELPGVVFIIDTRKETIAIREARRVGIPIVAVVDTNCNPEGIDYPIPGNDDAIRAISLFTQLIANAVMEAGNEHGLKIIENLQDEESGDELDESVSLHEEGREITDYENYTPPEEREYSVNDEGDVFDEDESLYEGR, from the coding sequence ATGGCAGTGGTGACTATCAAAAATCTGCTTGAATCTGGGGTTCATTTTGGCCATCAGGTCAGGCGGTGGGATCCGCGGATGAAAAAGTATATTTTCGCGGAGCGTAACGGCATTCACATCATTGATCTGCAAAAGACGATTACGGCCATCCGCGAGGCGTACGACATGGTGCGCAGGACTGTTTCCTCAGGCAAGTCCGTTTTGTTTGTGGGCACAAAGAAGCAGTCGCAGCAAACCATTGCCAAGGAAGCGCAGCGCTGTGGGATGTTTTATGTGACTAACCGTTGGCTCGGCGGCATGCTCACTAACTTTTCCACCATAAGGAAGAGTCTTTCGCGTCTCAAGAAGATAGAACGCATGGAGATAGACGGTACGTTCGAGCATCTCTCTAAGAAGGAGGTGGCGTCTTTACGCAAGGAGCACGCGAAGCTAGAAAAGAATTTGGGCGGCATAAAGGAAATGAAGGAGCTGCCGGGTGTAGTGTTTATCATTGATACGCGTAAGGAGACTATCGCTATCCGTGAGGCGAGGCGAGTTGGTATCCCGATTGTTGCGGTGGTGGACACCAACTGTAATCCTGAAGGTATCGATTACCCAATCCCCGGGAATGACGATGCGATCCGTGCCATTTCCCTTTTTACCCAACTCATTGCCAATGCGGTTATGGAAGCGGGTAACGAGCATGGTTTGAAAATCATTGAGAACTTGCAGGATGAGGAGAGTGGCGATGAGCTTGACGAGTCCGTTTCCTTGCACGAGGAAGGGCGCGAAATTACTGACTATGAAAATTATACTCCTCCTGAGGAGCGTGAGTATTCTGTGAACGATGAAGGCGATGTGTTTGATGAGGATGAGTCGCTCTACGAGGGGCGTTAG
- a CDS encoding HEAT repeat domain-containing protein: MADPSACVFRSLRIPGHKPLTWCAKCSTMCPRVPCGSVSVPCAFCTISFRRKCPMQQRFFLLGVCAFAFGVPVFPQQGTDPSVGAQASAGDGGMMTVEQAYLNSAEGVVIKEMVESRGHDSKVLALQYIQEALEGGRGSDDLQEALSRLATAGLFRVIREQGRVINDFPDIRLRACELLARLPSARTKDALIQVMCADREPSVVRAAVKSLGEVGINEQDETTATIGWISRKFSAINPTGSLALEILNTYERLAPTVRDRRAVVESIMDIAADGRYAAAVRARALEVVKGVVSGGK; the protein is encoded by the coding sequence ATGGCGGATCCCTCGGCATGTGTGTTTCGTTCCTTAAGGATACCTGGGCACAAACCCTTGACGTGGTGCGCAAAATGCTCGACCATGTGCCCGCGCGTGCCGTGCGGCAGTGTCTCGGTCCCGTGTGCATTTTGTACCATAAGTTTCAGGAGGAAATGTCCTATGCAGCAGCGCTTCTTCTTACTCGGTGTCTGCGCTTTTGCTTTTGGCGTCCCGGTTTTTCCCCAGCAGGGCACAGATCCAAGTGTGGGTGCTCAGGCCAGTGCGGGCGACGGAGGCATGATGACCGTCGAGCAAGCCTATCTGAACTCTGCAGAGGGTGTGGTGATCAAAGAGATGGTTGAGAGCAGGGGGCATGATTCAAAGGTGCTCGCGCTCCAGTATATCCAGGAGGCACTTGAAGGCGGACGTGGTTCTGATGACCTCCAGGAGGCGCTAAGTCGGTTGGCCACTGCTGGATTGTTCCGCGTGATCCGTGAGCAAGGGCGTGTGATTAATGATTTCCCCGACATCCGCCTGCGTGCTTGCGAGCTACTCGCCCGGTTGCCTTCGGCTCGTACCAAGGACGCTCTCATCCAAGTCATGTGTGCTGACCGTGAGCCTTCGGTGGTGAGGGCGGCGGTTAAGTCGTTAGGAGAGGTGGGTATCAACGAGCAGGACGAGACAACCGCCACTATTGGCTGGATTAGTCGGAAGTTTTCCGCTATTAACCCGACAGGTTCTCTCGCGCTTGAGATTTTGAACACGTACGAGCGCCTTGCTCCCACGGTGCGCGATAGGCGCGCCGTGGTGGAGTCGATCATGGATATCGCTGCCGACGGGCGCTACGCAGCTGCAGTGCGCGCTCGCGCGCTCGAAGTGGTGAAGGGAGTCGTTTCTGGCGGCAAGTGA